One stretch of Hemibagrus wyckioides isolate EC202008001 linkage group LG01, SWU_Hwy_1.0, whole genome shotgun sequence DNA includes these proteins:
- the LOC131354679 gene encoding NF-kappa-B inhibitor delta isoform X3 translates to MHLQKSPKEKPCYTLPTVKKLLEQKRKRETSSAPPSCASATNNTGAAVPVPIPVSTSDPSASTNSSFSDMAAMRYERWDLTHQPHSSALAECGSFSPMVSQNYITEPGALSFPAASVYSHCLTSAEPQLSSYTTLQMQDCQSVQMPQHFQQPSTECPVTSGMPSASTDLRTQGIGSGFLWTSGPRAQASTGPCLDMDMVKLDEARILLQTMDYNRTMWKDDDGDTILHIYTAKGQREYAFAAAEKLKELGTLDAKEHRGKTALMVAVTANQPEIVQDLLSIGADISICDIKGQTALHLAATYGFPQVMRVILNMEHRVDLEARNFEGLTPLHCAVISHNATIKALSSTSSSSAAWLHDVNLQSQADNKLICLQLLLEAGASLISQEIKSNKTALHLAVKEGNIQLVNFFLKCRLPDIQAFINMKAHGHTALHMAAGLHGSPYQEELIRLLLSKGADPSIRNLENDQPVHLLQSGDQGEKLKLILKKRNASRRRITSLQDQE, encoded by the exons ATGCACTTACAGAAAT CGCCAAAGGAGAAGCCGTGTTACACACTGCCCACAGTGAAGAAGCTCCTGGAGCagaagagaaagcgagagacgTCTTCAGCTCCTCCGTCCTGTGCCTCTGCGACAAATAACACTGGTGCTGCTGTCCCAGTGCCAATCCCA GTGTCAACATCAGATCCCTCTGCCA GTACAAACAGCAGCTTTTCAGACATGGCAGCGATGAGGTATGAACGGTGGGATCTAACCCATCAGCCACACTCCTCTGCTCTTGCAGAGTGCGGCTCCTTCTCGCCAATGGTGTCACAGAATTACATAACAGAACCAGGTGCTCTCAGCTTCCCAGCTGCTTCGGTTTATAGCCACTGCTTAACCTCAGCAGAGCCTCAGCTTTCCAGCTATACTACTCTTCAGATGCAGGACTGTCAGAGTGTGCAGATGCCACAGCATTTT CAGCAGCCCAGTACAGAGTGTCCTGTTACCTCAGGCATGCCCAGTGCCAGCACTGACCTCAGGACTCAGGGAATAGGCTCTGGCTTCCTGTGGACTTCTGGGCCCAGAGCTCAGGCATCCACAGGCCCCTGCCTGGACATGGACATGGTTAAGCTGGACGAAGCACGGATCTTACTGCAGACCATGGATTACAACAGGACCATGTGGAAGGACGATGATGGAGACAC AATTCTGCACATATACACTGCTAAGGGCCAAAGGGAGTATGCCTTTGCTGCAGCGGAGAAACTGAAGGAGCTTGGCACTTTGGATGCAAAGGAGCACCGGGGAAAA ACTGCTTTGATGGTAGCCGTGACGGCCAATCAGCCAGAGATCGTCCAGGACCTGCTCTCTATCGGCGCTGATATCAGCATCTGTGACATCAAAGGTCAAACCGCACTGCATCTGGCAGCCACTTATGGCTTTCCACAGGTCATGAGG GTTATCCTCAATATGGAGCACAGAGTGGACCTGGAGGCTCGCAATTTTGAAG GTTTAACCCCACTGCACTGTGCAGTGATCTCCCACAATGCCACAATTAAAGCTCTTTCTTCCACCTCCTCTTCATCTGCTGCCTGGCTTCATGATGTCAATCTGCAATCTCAAGCTGACAATAAACTAATTTGCCTGCAGCTTCTACTGGAAGCAGGTGCTTCCCTAATCAGCCAG GAAATTAAAAGTAATAAGACTGCCCTCCATTTGGCTGTGAAGGAGGGAAATATTCAGCTGGTGAATTTTTTCCTGAAATGCCGGCTGCCGGACATACAGGCCTTTATCAACATGAAG GCCCACGGACACACAGCTTTGCACATGGCCGCAGGGTTACATGGAAGCCCCTATCAGGAGGAGCTGATCAGACTGCTGCTTAGCAAAGGAGCCGACCCGAGTATCCGCAATCTGGAGAATGACCAGCCCGTGCATCTGCTGCAAAGTGGAGATCAAGGAGAGAAG
- the LOC131354679 gene encoding NF-kappa-B inhibitor delta isoform X2 encodes MTTGNPQIFALVLCFFSFAFFSVAPKEKPCYTLPTVKKLLEQKRKRETSSAPPSCASATNNTGAAVPVPIPVSTSDPSASTNSSFSDMAAMRYERWDLTHQPHSSALAECGSFSPMVSQNYITEPGALSFPAASVYSHCLTSAEPQLSSYTTLQMQDCQSVQMPQHFQPSTECPVTSGMPSASTDLRTQGIGSGFLWTSGPRAQASTGPCLDMDMVKLDEARILLQTMDYNRTMWKDDDGDTILHIYTAKGQREYAFAAAEKLKELGTLDAKEHRGKTALMVAVTANQPEIVQDLLSIGADISICDIKGQTALHLAATYGFPQVMRVILNMEHRVDLEARNFEGLTPLHCAVISHNATIKALSSTSSSSAAWLHDVNLQSQADNKLICLQLLLEAGASLISQEIKSNKTALHLAVKEGNIQLVNFFLKCRLPDIQAFINMKAHGHTALHMAAGLHGSPYQEELIRLLLSKGADPSIRNLENDQPVHLLQSGDQGEKLKLILKKRNASRRRITSLQDQE; translated from the exons ATGACCACTGGAAACCCTCAGATATTTGCATTAGtcctttgtttcttttcttttgcttttttttccgtCG CGCCAAAGGAGAAGCCGTGTTACACACTGCCCACAGTGAAGAAGCTCCTGGAGCagaagagaaagcgagagacgTCTTCAGCTCCTCCGTCCTGTGCCTCTGCGACAAATAACACTGGTGCTGCTGTCCCAGTGCCAATCCCA GTGTCAACATCAGATCCCTCTGCCA GTACAAACAGCAGCTTTTCAGACATGGCAGCGATGAGGTATGAACGGTGGGATCTAACCCATCAGCCACACTCCTCTGCTCTTGCAGAGTGCGGCTCCTTCTCGCCAATGGTGTCACAGAATTACATAACAGAACCAGGTGCTCTCAGCTTCCCAGCTGCTTCGGTTTATAGCCACTGCTTAACCTCAGCAGAGCCTCAGCTTTCCAGCTATACTACTCTTCAGATGCAGGACTGTCAGAGTGTGCAGATGCCACAGCATTTT CAGCCCAGTACAGAGTGTCCTGTTACCTCAGGCATGCCCAGTGCCAGCACTGACCTCAGGACTCAGGGAATAGGCTCTGGCTTCCTGTGGACTTCTGGGCCCAGAGCTCAGGCATCCACAGGCCCCTGCCTGGACATGGACATGGTTAAGCTGGACGAAGCACGGATCTTACTGCAGACCATGGATTACAACAGGACCATGTGGAAGGACGATGATGGAGACAC AATTCTGCACATATACACTGCTAAGGGCCAAAGGGAGTATGCCTTTGCTGCAGCGGAGAAACTGAAGGAGCTTGGCACTTTGGATGCAAAGGAGCACCGGGGAAAA ACTGCTTTGATGGTAGCCGTGACGGCCAATCAGCCAGAGATCGTCCAGGACCTGCTCTCTATCGGCGCTGATATCAGCATCTGTGACATCAAAGGTCAAACCGCACTGCATCTGGCAGCCACTTATGGCTTTCCACAGGTCATGAGG GTTATCCTCAATATGGAGCACAGAGTGGACCTGGAGGCTCGCAATTTTGAAG GTTTAACCCCACTGCACTGTGCAGTGATCTCCCACAATGCCACAATTAAAGCTCTTTCTTCCACCTCCTCTTCATCTGCTGCCTGGCTTCATGATGTCAATCTGCAATCTCAAGCTGACAATAAACTAATTTGCCTGCAGCTTCTACTGGAAGCAGGTGCTTCCCTAATCAGCCAG GAAATTAAAAGTAATAAGACTGCCCTCCATTTGGCTGTGAAGGAGGGAAATATTCAGCTGGTGAATTTTTTCCTGAAATGCCGGCTGCCGGACATACAGGCCTTTATCAACATGAAG GCCCACGGACACACAGCTTTGCACATGGCCGCAGGGTTACATGGAAGCCCCTATCAGGAGGAGCTGATCAGACTGCTGCTTAGCAAAGGAGCCGACCCGAGTATCCGCAATCTGGAGAATGACCAGCCCGTGCATCTGCTGCAAAGTGGAGATCAAGGAGAGAAG
- the LOC131354679 gene encoding NF-kappa-B inhibitor delta isoform X1: MTTGNPQIFALVLCFFSFAFFSVAPKEKPCYTLPTVKKLLEQKRKRETSSAPPSCASATNNTGAAVPVPIPVSTSDPSASTNSSFSDMAAMRYERWDLTHQPHSSALAECGSFSPMVSQNYITEPGALSFPAASVYSHCLTSAEPQLSSYTTLQMQDCQSVQMPQHFQQPSTECPVTSGMPSASTDLRTQGIGSGFLWTSGPRAQASTGPCLDMDMVKLDEARILLQTMDYNRTMWKDDDGDTILHIYTAKGQREYAFAAAEKLKELGTLDAKEHRGKTALMVAVTANQPEIVQDLLSIGADISICDIKGQTALHLAATYGFPQVMRVILNMEHRVDLEARNFEGLTPLHCAVISHNATIKALSSTSSSSAAWLHDVNLQSQADNKLICLQLLLEAGASLISQEIKSNKTALHLAVKEGNIQLVNFFLKCRLPDIQAFINMKAHGHTALHMAAGLHGSPYQEELIRLLLSKGADPSIRNLENDQPVHLLQSGDQGEKLKLILKKRNASRRRITSLQDQE, from the exons ATGACCACTGGAAACCCTCAGATATTTGCATTAGtcctttgtttcttttcttttgcttttttttccgtCG CGCCAAAGGAGAAGCCGTGTTACACACTGCCCACAGTGAAGAAGCTCCTGGAGCagaagagaaagcgagagacgTCTTCAGCTCCTCCGTCCTGTGCCTCTGCGACAAATAACACTGGTGCTGCTGTCCCAGTGCCAATCCCA GTGTCAACATCAGATCCCTCTGCCA GTACAAACAGCAGCTTTTCAGACATGGCAGCGATGAGGTATGAACGGTGGGATCTAACCCATCAGCCACACTCCTCTGCTCTTGCAGAGTGCGGCTCCTTCTCGCCAATGGTGTCACAGAATTACATAACAGAACCAGGTGCTCTCAGCTTCCCAGCTGCTTCGGTTTATAGCCACTGCTTAACCTCAGCAGAGCCTCAGCTTTCCAGCTATACTACTCTTCAGATGCAGGACTGTCAGAGTGTGCAGATGCCACAGCATTTT CAGCAGCCCAGTACAGAGTGTCCTGTTACCTCAGGCATGCCCAGTGCCAGCACTGACCTCAGGACTCAGGGAATAGGCTCTGGCTTCCTGTGGACTTCTGGGCCCAGAGCTCAGGCATCCACAGGCCCCTGCCTGGACATGGACATGGTTAAGCTGGACGAAGCACGGATCTTACTGCAGACCATGGATTACAACAGGACCATGTGGAAGGACGATGATGGAGACAC AATTCTGCACATATACACTGCTAAGGGCCAAAGGGAGTATGCCTTTGCTGCAGCGGAGAAACTGAAGGAGCTTGGCACTTTGGATGCAAAGGAGCACCGGGGAAAA ACTGCTTTGATGGTAGCCGTGACGGCCAATCAGCCAGAGATCGTCCAGGACCTGCTCTCTATCGGCGCTGATATCAGCATCTGTGACATCAAAGGTCAAACCGCACTGCATCTGGCAGCCACTTATGGCTTTCCACAGGTCATGAGG GTTATCCTCAATATGGAGCACAGAGTGGACCTGGAGGCTCGCAATTTTGAAG GTTTAACCCCACTGCACTGTGCAGTGATCTCCCACAATGCCACAATTAAAGCTCTTTCTTCCACCTCCTCTTCATCTGCTGCCTGGCTTCATGATGTCAATCTGCAATCTCAAGCTGACAATAAACTAATTTGCCTGCAGCTTCTACTGGAAGCAGGTGCTTCCCTAATCAGCCAG GAAATTAAAAGTAATAAGACTGCCCTCCATTTGGCTGTGAAGGAGGGAAATATTCAGCTGGTGAATTTTTTCCTGAAATGCCGGCTGCCGGACATACAGGCCTTTATCAACATGAAG GCCCACGGACACACAGCTTTGCACATGGCCGCAGGGTTACATGGAAGCCCCTATCAGGAGGAGCTGATCAGACTGCTGCTTAGCAAAGGAGCCGACCCGAGTATCCGCAATCTGGAGAATGACCAGCCCGTGCATCTGCTGCAAAGTGGAGATCAAGGAGAGAAG
- the LOC131359990 gene encoding fatty acid-binding protein, brain-like has product MDAFIGTWKIIKKVNLDEYLKAIGIDEVSNDVKLTETVSKEGDYVVWKIMNSHHARDMNFILDKVFYDGTLQGRQCFSTINLNGNQLVQVRKWGRNESTIIREVKGNNMIMTLKFGDVEAQRIYEKV; this is encoded by the exons ATGGACGCCTTCATTGGAACATGGAAAATCATCAAAAAAGTGAACCTTGATGAGTACTTGAAAGCAATcg GTATAGATGAAGTGAGCAATGATGTTAAACTCACTGAGACCGTTTCCAAAGAGGGGGACTATGTGGTctggaaaataatgaacagcCACCATGCCAGAGATATGAATTTCATATTGGATAAAGTGTTCTATGATGGTACCCTACAGGGCAGACAATGCTTC AGTACCATAAACCTTAATGGAAATCAACTGGTACAAGTGCGGAAATGGGGTAGAAATGAAAGCACGATTATCCGTGAGGTTAAAGGGAATAACATGATTATG ACACTGAAATTTGGTGATGTTGAAGCACAGCGCATCTATGAGAAGGTTTAA